One window of the Corvus moneduloides isolate bCorMon1 chromosome 10, bCorMon1.pri, whole genome shotgun sequence genome contains the following:
- the LOC116449068 gene encoding uncharacterized protein LOC116449068, with protein sequence MELYTETLPASLPSTDITGAISAFVHAHMCECVLILPSGFAKETLLEDRSTSRYDTEKPQRLESDSGWYSRERDAIQRDMDRLDRALGHGIKGCAAPGSASSSSLVCLSSRNELCLLCREMSCCRPCPPRPCGPCGPTPLASSCSEPCVARCADSTVYIEPSPVVVTMPGPILTSFPQSTAVGSSLSAAVGSSLSSAGVPISSGGSLGLGGSGLCLPSPRCGQIC encoded by the exons ATGGAACTCTACACAGAGACTCTCCCTGCCTCTTTGCCATCGACCGATATTACTGGAGCTATCAGTGCGTTTGTGCATGCACACATGTGTGAGTGTGTGCTGATCCTGCCGAGCGGCTTCGCTAAGGAGACGCTTTTGGAAGATCGCAGCACCTCGCGCTATGACACAGAAAAGCCGCAGCGCCTGGAAAGCGATAGTGGTTGGTACTCTAGAgaaagggatgccatccagagggacatGGACAGGCTGGACAG GGCTCTGGGACACGGCATAAAAGGCTgcgctgctccaggctctgcatcctcctcctctctggtgTGCCTTTCCTCGAGGAACGAG CTTTGCCTCCTGTGCCGAGAGATGTCTTGCTGCAGACCCTGTCCCCCACGGCCCTGCGGCCCCTGTGGCCCAACCCCCCTTgcaagcagctgcagtgagccCTGTGTCGCCCGCTGCGCTGACTCCACGGTGTACATCGAGCCTTCGCCGGTGGTGGTGACCATGCCGGGCCCCATCCTCACCTCTTTCCCTCAGAGCACAGCCGTGGGATCCTCTCTgtcagctgctgtgggcagctccctcagcagtgcGGGGGTTCCCATCTCTTCTGGGGGCTCCCTTGGGCTGGGGGGGTCAGGCCTGTGTCTGCCTTCCCCCCGCTGCGGTCAGATCTGCTGA